The genomic region attaaaaaaagtcaatattaaataagaaaaacttAGAGGCGCAATTGATGCCAGTGAAAATCAGATTATTGCATTCTTAGTGTGGCCCCCTCCAAGTTGCTAATCTATTTAGAAATGATTTGGACCTTATATTATACTGGGTACGGTCCCTTTGTACTTTAATATAAAAGGAAAACCTGTCTGTCATAAAATCACGTGGATTAAGACTTTAATAGGCTTCTTTTAGACCACTTATGATTGGATCTCGGATCCTAttgaaatgtttgattttgattattgtTTAActacaataaatatttttaccaaaattatttgggttaaaaattaagaaataaatatattcatctAACCTTTCAAaaccatatttataaaaagcaaacgctattttattgaaatgataaatttgaatatctaaaatttatcaaattttattatttgtaaaattttataattataatatctaAAAAATGTTATTATGAGTATATTTTGTGGGTTgatgtgatttaaaagaaagattttttttaaattaagatgTTCATAATTGagaatagtaattaattttttattacttacgagtttttttaaaataaacgaTAAACCTTGACATATATTTCGTTCTCATTAGAAGAAATCAAACACCTAATATCATAGTTCAGGAATATAATTAATAACCTCACGAAATGGTTTGGATTAGaactaattttggtttttaatgttGAAGGGGCGGCTAAAATTGGGTTCGCCTTCGTTTTTATGtcaacaaatttattaatttataaagagGATAGGAGAAGAGAGTGACCAGCCTGGCAATTTTTGGCAGCATCGGCCCTCAGAATTGTGGGTCGTTGGTTAAAATCTATCGCTGTCTTGGCAGATACGGTGGCTACAAATACTCCCAAGGgtcattttagggtttttacaaaaataatacaaaaaaattaaaataatgccAAAATAGCATcacaattttattatgtaccaaaatggtacaaacaataaaaattttaaaaaaaatagttttaaaaaaaaggaacgAAGTGACAGGACCCTGGTGGAGAGTTTGTCACAGGCGGCACCGAAGGTGCCactgccacaggcggcaccacCTTGGGGGACCATTATAATGGTCCCCAATTCACACTTCAGCtgaaggagaagaaagaaaaggaaaggagaagaagaagaagaagaagaagaaggagaaggaggcgcagaaggaagaaaaaggaaaaagagaaggagaagaagaagagggagggaaggaaaagaaaggaaaaaataaggaaaggtattttttttatattattttaattttttttgtattatttgtgtaaaaaacccatgttatgtacattttatattttattattttattttatttatttgttacgTGTGTTTTATGTTGATTAGATatgttttttatgaaatttatttagcatgttgtaatgagttttttacaaaaatagtattaaaaataaaataccgaaaaaatattttttacaaaaatagtattaaaaataaaataccgaAAAATATGTttctaaaaagataaaatacgaaaagaaataaaaaaacgaaaatagtatatttattgaaagtaataaaatccgaaaaaaaagaaaaatacgaataaatggccaaaataagggtttttactaaatttatataaaaacacactaaattaatacatttcaaacattatgtactaaaataatataaaataataaaatacgaaaataaaatatattttaaaagtaataaaatccaaaaataagaaaaatatgaacaaagggccaaaataagggttttactaaatttatataaaaaaacacactaaattaatacatttcaaacattatgtactaaaataatataaaataataaaatacgaaaatagtatatttttgaaagtaataaaatccaaaaataagaaaaatacgaacaaagggccaaaataagggttttttactaaatttatataaaacacacactaaattaatacatttcaaacattatgtactaaaataatataaaataataaaatacaaaaatagtatatttttgaaagtaataaaatccaaaataagaaaacgaacaaagggccaaaataagggtttttactaaatttatataaaaacacactaaattaatatatttcaaacattatgtactaaaataatataaaataataaaatacaaaaatagtatattttttgaaagtaataaaatccgaaaataagaaaaaaacgaacaaaaggccaaaataatggttttttactaaatttatataaaaaacacactaaattaatacatttcaaacattatgtactaaaataatatgaaataataaaatacgaaaatagtatatttttttaaagtaataaaattcgaaaataagaaaaatatattaaaattaaaaacagaaaTTTGTTTTGAAGTTGCAGGCATCGCAATAACTCGATTGATTAACGACGATCCTCACATATCTGATGCGGCTAATAATAtggtaatatattattatttgttaatcacgggttatattaaaaaaggatatacgtaatatatagaaataaattatgttatcctaatatttattttctgcaatttaacactatcaggaCTCGTACAGCGTATTAAGGGGCCGAATGAATGGTATAGGATATCCCCCGGATGAATGATTGATGCCCTACTTGGAGCAAGCTGGATTCGGGTCAGCAGCATTGATCCGGACGTTCGACTTGCGATACGATTTAATATCTGCACTAGTGGAACGGTGGCGCCCGGAGgcccacacttttcattttccgtGTGGGGAGTGCACAGTGACTTTAGAGGATGTTGCACTGCAGCTTGGGCTCGCAATCGACGGGAGTCCCGTAACGGGAGTAAGTACATTTGCTGAACCGGCTGCACTATGTTATAGCCTACTAGGAAACTCACCCAACGATGATGAGTCAAATTTTTTGGGCTTGAAAGGCAAATTTGGACACTTATTAACTAATGCCACTGAAGGAGAGTTGATGTGCGCTGCTCAAGTGCACATCATGCATATTATAGGGGGAGTATTGATGCTCGATTCAAACAACAACAATGTTCATATCATGTACTTACCTCTATTAGCTGATTTGAGTAATGTTCGCTCGTATAGCTGGGGCTCCGCAGTTCTGGCAATGTTGTATCACCGACAAAGCCTGCTGTCGTAGACATGGGCGGATCCCTTACATTGTTGTAGTCCTGGGCACTTTATCGGATGTCATTCTTGGCATTAGTTAGTCACCAACCATATGTATATCCACTAGTTAacaggtgataaaatataacttgtcATTAATTGTCACGATACTATATTGACTGATGTCACCAATCATACTATATTTGTTTTCGTAGATAGAGTATTTATCCGGGTATCAAGAGGTCATACACTGTCCCAATATACCGTCTGATGATCGAACAACATGCCGGGGAAGGGGTAAGCTATTCTAATATTCGTGACATGTTACTTTCTATATCTTACTCTCACCGTGTTAAAttataaccatgttattaatcatgCAATTTATATGGATGCCATATCGTAAACCGAAAATTGCAGCTATTATACCCTCGTCTGCCTATGTTCATTCTCATATGTGGTGCATTAATgcaccaattataaatttcaatgtagTCGAGTGATACCATAGGGATCGaatgctacgacagtttggttGCGTCCAATATATCCAGGATTCGCCATATGAGGTGGGGGTGGTTCACGGTAGTTGAATTGGGAGGTTAACCATCGGAGATTTGTTGCGCTGTGGAATAATCAGATGGCTCGAATACCTCAGATGGTTATGGCTTTCGATTTGCAACAATCAGTAGAGTACATACAATGGTACTCTAGTTTGGGAAAGCCATATCTACTTGGAAAGCAGTCGACTGTAGTCCCCCCGCACATGCAGCGACCTAGGGCATACAAGCCAGTAGCTGATATAAGGTGGAGCCAGCGGCAAATCCTGATCTCGAGCCTGATCCCGTACCGGAGTCTGAGTCAGAGCCCGAGCCAAATCTCGAGCAATCACATTTACATGGGGATTCACATTCTTATCATTCAGATTTGGCGGGCAATGACTATTTCTCGAGCTTGTCAGGGGGCGAATACCATTACGAGTTTGATATCTTTGGATCGTACCCACTACAGTACAACACTCCCGGCCCGTATCCAGTGCAATACATCAGTCCTGCTGGGTCGTATCCATAGTATCATGGCACTCCTTCCAGTTCAAGTTCATCGATGCCATTCGAGCCAAATGATTTTTCTTCCATGTTTAGCACACCCTCACTTACGCCTAATGAGGATGTTGGTCGTCGCGATCACCCACAACGTGAACGTCGACCTCCGCAGAGGTATACCCCTAGGACCacaccatcgaaccatcaattttaggggtttctTGCACTTTTTTgtatattacaaagtttgtactttttgtgtaaatttaattattctaattttaggtATGCTTAGTACGGaacttttcttccttttttgcattatattaaagctGAGTTTAAGGTTAAATAGATCCATTttggatataattttaattatttcaaatcaattataatttttataacttaatttggaaactatataaataattatacttttttGCATTATATTAAAGTTGAATTTCAAATCAGTTATCGGGtctagtaatgctccgtaaccttgttcCTGTGACGGTTTAGGGttaaagggtgttacaacaaCATTACAACATTACACATAACAACTTTACAGCATAAGCTCAATTCCGACCTGATCGTGACGATTGTCCAACATGATAGTTTCGCTATGGGCATTTATTCCGATTATGACTAACTAACCTGCATAATCCACAATGCTTACCGTcggatttctccctaatgtccatttcatAATGGATTCTGGATGATTGCGGACGACCTCTTGGATTCTTGCATAGCCCTCTATCTGGACAAGTTCGAAAGTCGTTGGAGGCACCTCACACGTATAAAGGTCAGGCAAGACAGGGAACTCATTTTCCCAGACACTCAATGTACGCTCGAGCGTGTACACATCATtgaaaaattgtttaatattaaGGTTCACTTTAGCACACGCTGCCACGACATGCGCccatggataatgaagtgtttcgaaCATCCTACATTGGCACCGTCTGTTCCGGAGATTAACTCCATAGGACTTAGGTGGTATACCGGGTCGACGACCGATGGTCTTAGTAACTCAAAACATTTCTAGATgtcgtgaatatatttctacattcatcaACCTCGCCATCCGACGGTTtgcaaccattgcatccctGACATCTTCGACAAACACGTGCCCCACCTCCATCTGGTCGACTtgttgctgacccattcttagcatcaaggtagccaacctGTAGAATGTAACCGAGAAGACAAATGCAATCGGAAGATCACGTGTTTTCAACAACGCAGCGTTGACCCGCTCCACGAGGTTTGTGGTTATTTgaccataacgaaagccctcgtcaaaactttgagcccattgccacggCTTTATTGTACCCAACCACTGTCGAAAAGATGTGTTCGTTtgaccctccatgtcactctcaagtcgaaTCGTTCTTTACCAgaaaatatgtggctctaactcgtaTGCTGTATACGTATTAAAAAAAGATAAGTTCCAGTAACTcgataacataaaacattacaacttatattgaaaagataaggttatcatttacccattgccactacttgtctcttccagtctgcattcttataatcttgaTGAAAGTTAGCCGCAAAGTGACGGATGCAGTAAATGGATGGCACATTGGAACGCCTAATTGCTGCAATTAAACATTTCCCTCTAttggagatgatgcaaatattattgTTGTTAATAACACACCTCCGCAGGTTGGTAAGGAAAAATTCCTAAGATTTCAAGTTCTCCTTATCTACGATGGCAAATGCTATTGGGAGCACGTTTCTATTGCAGTCTTGAGCAACCGCAAGAAGTAGGATCtatgtatattttccatatagctAGGTCTCATCCACTTGCACAAACAGCTTGCAGTAGGGAAATGCCTGCACACATGGATCAAACGTCtagaacatccgatggaaaattaTTTTCCTCGGCTGTAATTGGTCGTCCGGGCTGTAATAAGGTCTTGTCTGTAACTCAATCACAGTCCCCGGTACGTACTCCCGCATAGTAGCTATCCATCCTTGTAGCTTGTTATACGACGAATCATAATCCCCATACAATTGCTCcattgccatctgtttagctatccacgCCTTTCAatatgatactcgatactggaatcgtgcttgcattttggcaatcagtaccgaaactttaatggtcgacatgtccttcaccattggcatgatacacgtacatatagttttggaatcaagttttcgatgatcttctgtcatacgtgttgatgtgcatgtatgaggcccaacaaatttttgtatctcccacatctgcgaattttgaatgaatgcagcTCGTACTCGCTAATTGCAGCCTTCCGCTGCCTTTCAACACTCCCCAATGTATACTGTCGGTTTAAACACTACGACTTTATAATCCACTGATATGTTTATGCTATACCATTTAATAGCAAATACGCACTCTTCTTTACTTTCGAATCTCTGGCCTACGAATAACTCGTGATGATCAAAATTTACGGCCAGCCGGTGAGCAGGAACTATTTTAGGGTACTCCGGGAACTCAGCTACATGCACTGCATCGGGGTttatgagcgacatgtgtggcccaggattattgtgtatcataATGCGTCGCATCTGGTTCCCGACCGAAGACGCATTAATGTTTCCATCGTTATTCACATCTTCATCGTGaatatcatcaggtacatcgtccacaCCGGGATCACTGTCGCTATCGACCTCTTGATCACAATGATCGCTACCATCGTATCCATCATCAGCAACCACATCAATATCGGGTGTAATAGTGAGATCGATATTGATCCCACCTATAGTCGATTCACTATCAATGTACTGTATTGGAGCCACTATGCACGGTTCTTGAGCTCCATGTTCTTCACCATATGCattgacatttttattttactccataccggctaactcagcaaataagtgaatcggtgcatttttGTCACTCCCATTCAGATAGTAAAGAGCGatcattgtctccacgtcttcatcgtctacaagttccatttcagTGAATTTGATCGGATCTGTCAAAACTGaaaaacttgtagaaaatttttgatatcattCTCTCACAACGTCTAacaattttttcattaattcttCCCTTCATATCATccaacgagacatttctattaaatctcattgctatttgttacCGACATTCAAATATGCATCCAACAATTGTTGTCAAGATGATTCCAtagaaataaacgcatacaaaaaacttatcatccatcttcaatattcaatctgttaaaaaataaacaaaatttcaaaaacaatttcgaacagtaaataaattacttaaataaaaattaatgtttcaatatgcaattttttcattcataagcTCATACTATTTCAGTTATCATTTTGTATATGAACAAcatttaaccactaatcctaataactaacacaataatattaataataatagtttactaaaaataatactaactaacaataataattagggttttactaaaaataataactaacaataatataGTGTAAAAACTAACAAtcatactaactaaaataataattagggttttactaatcctaataactaaccataataatactagtttttactaacaataatactaagtaacaataattattaataactaaaccctaaaactaacaataataatactaactaaaataataattagggttttattaatcctaataactaacaatAGTAACTAAACTaagaacaaaaacaataaaaaatatacaaaaaataataataacaagataatccatttttttaaataccttattttttctatttttttcttctctttctttttcctttctctattcactttctctctttttcttttcttttttcggcATCGCCCTCTCCTTCTCCTCATCCTCCTTCTTTTtcccctttccttttctttcttctccttttcttttctttcttctccttcaGCTGAAGTGAATTGGGGACCATTATAATGGTCCCAAAGTGGTGCCACCTGTGGTAGTGGCACCTTTGGTGTCGCCTCTGCCACTGTCACCTTTGATGCTGCCTGTGGCAGACCCTCCACTAGGGTCCTGTCACTTcgtaccttttttttttactattttttaaaaatttttttactgtttgtaccattttggtacataataaaattgtgatactattttggtattattttaattttttggtattatttttgtaaaaaacccgtcattttataagaaaatggtTTGATTGGATTACTTTCTActttggttttaatatttaattttacatttcaattttttattttaattttaattttaatatttaattttatatttgagtttagtttcaatgtttaatttagtttttggATTAGATAATATCATGTAgctcaataaatatttaatacatgTGATCTAGTAAAAGATTTTTACGTACTTATTcgagattaaaaaattaaataccaaataaaataCTAATGCCAAACTAAGgtacttaattagaattttaaaaaaactcaaataccaaTTTGTATATTGAACCCaaactcaaatatcaaataatgtattaatgCTAAGCATAATAATACCAAATCAACGGTAAAAGTACAAATGGGCATATTGGCCTCCTCTACTAAAACATGGGCATATTGATTCATGTACGATAGATCAAATAGTAAATTGgtcttttagttaaaaatttgatctatttttactgttaaaaattggttctTATACATGAACATAATGTACATGTAATGCACCACATGTCACTGCCTGATTATTTCGTCAAACATACTAatctttaaaagtaaaaatagatgaatttttaatagaaatgactaatttatttttgatctaaTACACGTaaattaatttacctatttttaaataaaagagacaaaaacTAATTCGACTCTTAATATAAGGATCTCCATGTTACTTTTACCGAAATCAACCTACCTTATCATTGTTTTCTTTCTCATAAATGTATGaatctaatatataaatgtgAGTATTTATTACATAGCAAACatataaatgatttttgtaCTCATTACAAATCGCATTATATCAAACATAGCAACATAATTCAAGTGGCAGAAAATTTAGCATTCCTTATTTAGAAGATCTAAATTGGTTTAAATGCATCACATCatatcaaacatataaatatgtaactATCATGATTTCAACTCCTTATTTCAAGgttatttgtttattatctATTATAATAGATATTGACTTTTATGATTCTTTTTTGTTATAATAGACGTTGATAATAGTAATAGAATGATCGTAaagtaataatgaaaaaatacacagattttacgtggaaacatTTCGTATAATCACTTCATATAACTAATTCCATATAACTGATTTATATAATCATTTCACATACTCATTTATATAACTCTTTCAGATACCCATCTCATTTTACCATTTCGTTTAACcatttcatataaccatttcgagtaaccatttcattttacacatttaacacgtaattatcacatttcatttcaataattcatatcaatttcTCCATTCAATATCCCATTCCATATTTCTAATTGATATATTCTTTTCATTGTACACTTTTATCACccaatgaatcaaataaaataacgTCAAATACGCGAGAACaatgctcacacaaagtgtgacTATAATTGTAACTGtaaatgctcacacgagctgtaaaaTGGGTTTGCTTACACAAGCTGTGTGATACGAACTCGTCTAATGGCTCAATTGAATCCGTTCGTGATCTAATTGAACTAACAGCTGGTCTAATTACTCGAGCTTGAGCCAAGCAATTCGAAGAAGCAATCTCGGCCTTAGTTGAACAAGTTTGGGAGGAAGCTTCAACTGGACTCGTCAATCGAGCTTGGGATGGCTCATCAAGTGCCCTATGCAATTTAATTCAAGTCGAATTCAGCCTAGCCAACTAATTAGCTGCTGAATAAGACTTAAAcgtttttagtcattttaattatattaattatgttttgattttatacAGCATTATTGCATGTCTGATTGTTTTAGTTGTTTAAGTCTATTAATTGTGTCTTAGATTATTACACATTAAAATCGTGTTTAGTTTGTCTATTAAGTATGCTCTAATTCGTACAACATT from Gossypium raimondii isolate GPD5lz chromosome 1, ASM2569854v1, whole genome shotgun sequence harbors:
- the LOC105787044 gene encoding protein MAINTENANCE OF MERISTEMS-like; the encoded protein is MPYLEQAGFGSAALIRTFDLRYDLISALVERWRPEAHTFHFPCGECTVTLEDVALQLGLAIDGSPVTGVSTFAEPAALCYSLLGNSPNDDESNFLGLKGKFGHLLTNATEGELMCAAQVHIMHIIGGVLMLDSNNNNVHIMYLPLLADLSNVRSYSWGSAVLAMLYHRQSLLS